One Candidatus Acidiferrales bacterium genomic region harbors:
- the gcvPB gene encoding aminomethyl-transferring glycine dehydrogenase subunit GcvPB, whose protein sequence is MNEKHTHREPDGAERIKKAGRHVSQSEGLIFEKSVSGKRGIELPPLDVPAVDPAKTLGAEFVRDRVEGFPEVSEIEVIRHFTRLSTWNYAIDLGMYPLGSCTMKYNPRVNEFVARLEGLATEHPLQPDAVSQGCLRIIHDLQKCLLEVTGMDAASLEPVAGAQGELTGLLLIRAYLESKGGARKKILIPDSAHGTNPASVVIAGYEVQNIKSNERGQIDIAHFREFVTDEVAALMITNPSTLGVYEENIAEIAEILHSRGALLYMDGANMNALAGITRPGDFGVDVMHLNLHKTFSTPHGGGGPGAGPVMIKKILEPFLPVPVVAEANGRYALDFHRPQSIGRVRAYCGNFGVLLRALAYTLAYGPGIREATEDAVLNANYIRRHLEDFFDLPYNLPSMHEVVFSDARQKKHGVNTMDIAKRLIDYGFHPYTTAFPLIVPGALMIEPTESESREECDLFIDAMRSIAAEAQANPELVKTAPHSTRVGRLDEVAAARKPVLRWQPKQNLDAQKHLGPHEKTLVVPTA, encoded by the coding sequence TTGAACGAAAAGCACACACATAGGGAACCGGACGGCGCGGAGAGAATTAAGAAAGCCGGTCGTCACGTCAGCCAGAGTGAAGGGCTGATCTTCGAAAAATCCGTTTCCGGCAAGCGCGGCATCGAGTTGCCGCCGCTCGATGTTCCCGCGGTTGATCCGGCAAAGACTCTTGGTGCGGAATTTGTCCGCGACCGAGTCGAAGGCTTTCCCGAAGTCAGCGAAATCGAAGTGATTCGCCACTTCACGCGTCTTTCCACCTGGAATTACGCCATTGATCTCGGCATGTATCCGCTCGGCTCCTGCACCATGAAATACAATCCGCGCGTCAATGAATTCGTGGCCCGCCTTGAAGGACTCGCGACCGAACATCCTCTGCAGCCCGACGCTGTCTCGCAGGGCTGCCTGCGCATCATTCACGATTTGCAGAAGTGTCTGCTCGAAGTCACGGGCATGGACGCGGCGTCGCTCGAACCGGTCGCCGGCGCACAGGGTGAGCTTACCGGTTTGCTCCTCATTCGCGCGTATCTTGAAAGTAAAGGCGGTGCGCGAAAGAAAATTCTGATTCCCGATTCCGCGCACGGCACAAATCCAGCGTCTGTGGTCATCGCGGGCTACGAAGTCCAAAACATCAAATCCAACGAGCGCGGCCAGATCGACATTGCACACTTTCGTGAGTTTGTCACCGACGAAGTCGCCGCGCTGATGATTACGAATCCTTCGACGCTCGGCGTCTACGAAGAAAATATCGCGGAAATCGCGGAAATCCTCCACTCGCGCGGTGCGCTGCTCTATATGGACGGAGCGAATATGAACGCGCTCGCCGGCATCACGCGCCCCGGCGACTTCGGCGTGGACGTCATGCACTTGAATCTGCACAAAACTTTTTCGACGCCGCATGGCGGAGGCGGCCCGGGCGCGGGCCCAGTGATGATCAAGAAAATCCTCGAACCGTTCTTGCCCGTTCCCGTAGTCGCCGAAGCAAACGGCCGCTACGCGCTCGATTTCCACCGCCCGCAGTCGATCGGCAGGGTGCGCGCCTATTGCGGAAATTTCGGTGTGCTTCTGCGTGCGCTGGCATACACGCTTGCGTATGGGCCGGGCATTCGCGAGGCGACGGAAGACGCCGTGCTGAACGCCAATTACATCCGCAGGCATCTCGAGGATTTCTTTGATCTGCCGTACAACTTGCCTTCGATGCACGAAGTCGTGTTCAGCGACGCGCGCCAGAAAAAGCACGGCGTCAACACAATGGATATCGCCAAGCGCCTCATCGATTATGGCTTCCATCCGTACACGACGGCGTTTCCGTTAATCGTCCCCGGCGCTCTCATGATCGAGCCAACAGAATCCGAGTCGCGCGAAGAATGCGATCTTTTTATTGACGCCATGCGCTCGATTGCCGCCGAAGCGCAAGCGAATCCCGAACTTGTGAAAACCGCGCCGCATTCCACGCGCGTCGGCAGGCTGGACGAAGTCGCCGCGGCGCGCAAGCCCGTCCTGCGCTGGCAGCCGAAGCAGAATCTGGACGCGCAGAAGCATCTCGGCCCGCACGAGAAAACTCTCGTCGTGCCTACGGCATAA
- a CDS encoding ABC transporter permease, which yields MALKSSTNYTTAFGDLTRMTWRVLSRNKMRTALTMLGITIGIAAVICTVAIGEGGSEQIQQQIAALGDNLVWVEAGGRNVNGVRTGNDNTKSLTNDDAAALPKEIPLLKACSPNTDGHVQVIYGNKNWNTHFRGTGENFLQIKNWPLAEGSNFDARDVQSSAQVTILGKTVVDQLFRPDEDPIGKTIQIGGLPFKVIGVLSSKGLTPFGWDQDDTLGMPYTTAQKKITGNYWLDDIFCSAVSSDAIGPADDLAERVLRQRHHLRPGEEDDFNIRTPTQFLEAQEEASQTFTLMLGCIASVSLLVGGIGIMNIMLVSVTERTREIGVRMAVGATERDIQLQFLIEAVFVSALGGVAGVFVGVIASHVLASTLQWAMAIPLFAIVIAAAFALFVGLFFGYYPAQKAARLDPIEALRFE from the coding sequence TTGGCCCTGAAATCAAGCACAAACTACACGACAGCGTTTGGCGACCTGACGCGCATGACGTGGCGCGTCCTTTCGCGCAATAAAATGCGAACGGCGCTGACGATGCTTGGCATCACCATCGGCATTGCGGCGGTGATTTGCACCGTGGCCATCGGCGAAGGCGGCTCGGAGCAAATTCAGCAGCAGATCGCAGCGCTCGGCGACAATCTCGTGTGGGTGGAAGCGGGCGGCCGGAACGTCAACGGTGTGCGCACCGGCAACGACAATACAAAATCGCTGACGAATGACGACGCGGCGGCGCTGCCCAAGGAAATCCCGCTGCTCAAGGCTTGCTCGCCCAATACAGACGGCCACGTCCAGGTGATTTACGGAAACAAGAACTGGAACACGCACTTTCGCGGCACGGGCGAGAACTTTCTGCAAATCAAAAACTGGCCGCTGGCCGAAGGCAGCAACTTCGATGCGCGCGACGTGCAATCGAGCGCGCAGGTTACCATCCTTGGAAAGACAGTGGTTGACCAGCTTTTCCGACCCGACGAAGATCCGATCGGAAAAACAATCCAAATCGGCGGGCTGCCTTTCAAGGTGATCGGCGTTTTGTCGTCGAAAGGACTAACGCCCTTTGGCTGGGATCAAGACGACACGCTCGGCATGCCTTACACAACGGCACAGAAAAAAATCACCGGCAATTACTGGCTCGACGATATTTTCTGCTCGGCGGTGAGCTCCGACGCCATCGGCCCCGCCGACGATTTGGCCGAGCGCGTGCTGCGCCAGCGCCATCATCTGCGCCCGGGCGAAGAAGATGACTTTAACATCCGCACGCCCACGCAATTTCTGGAAGCGCAGGAAGAAGCCAGCCAGACGTTCACGCTGATGCTCGGCTGCATCGCATCGGTTTCGCTGCTCGTCGGCGGAATTGGCATCATGAACATCATGCTGGTATCCGTGACCGAGCGGACCCGCGAGATCGGCGTGCGCATGGCCGTCGGCGCCACCGAGCGTGATATTCAACTGCAATTTCTCATCGAGGCGGTATTCGTCAGCGCCTTGGGCGGTGTCGCAGGAGTTTTTGTCGGAGTCATTGCATCGCACGTGCTGGCCAGCACATTGCAATGGGCGATGGCCATTCCACTGTTCGCGATTGTGATTGCCGCGGCGTTTGCGCTGTTTGTCGGCCTCTTTTTCGGCTACTATCCCGCGCAGAAAGCCGCGCGGCTCGACCCCATCGAAGCCCTGCGCTTCGAATAA
- the speB gene encoding agmatinase → MPLKSYTPVPPENFGGLPEENARYETSRAVIFPVPLERTTTYEHGTRNGPAAIIAASRNMETWDEELGFETYTKIGIATLPAIDTAEGTLEKVLADLHTAELGLLADGKFPVALGGEHSLTPPLVAAAAKKFPNLSVLQIDAHADLREAYQGNPASHASAMRRVVEICPAVQVAIRSLSIEEAEAIPQLRTKIYWARDIARAPLESWIPRVVADLSEHVYLTVDLDGFDPAYMPATGTPEPGGLDWYQVTSLIREVAKARKIVAADVVELLPQHGDHASDFLAAKLVYKILGYVLCKRT, encoded by the coding sequence GTGCCATTGAAGAGTTACACGCCTGTGCCGCCGGAGAATTTCGGCGGGCTTCCGGAAGAAAACGCGCGATACGAGACTTCGCGCGCTGTGATCTTTCCCGTTCCGCTTGAGCGCACGACTACGTACGAGCACGGAACGCGCAACGGCCCGGCGGCGATTATCGCCGCGAGCCGCAACATGGAAACGTGGGACGAAGAACTGGGCTTCGAGACGTACACAAAAATCGGTATCGCTACGCTCCCAGCCATTGATACGGCGGAGGGAACGCTCGAAAAAGTCCTCGCGGACTTGCATACGGCAGAACTCGGCTTGCTCGCGGACGGAAAATTTCCTGTCGCGCTGGGCGGAGAGCATTCGCTGACTCCGCCGCTCGTCGCAGCAGCAGCGAAGAAGTTTCCGAATCTGAGCGTACTGCAAATCGACGCGCACGCCGATTTGCGCGAAGCGTATCAGGGCAATCCCGCGAGCCACGCTTCGGCAATGCGCCGCGTCGTGGAGATTTGCCCGGCGGTGCAGGTGGCGATTCGCTCGCTTTCGATCGAAGAAGCCGAAGCCATTCCTCAATTGCGGACGAAAATTTATTGGGCGCGTGACATAGCCCGTGCACCGCTCGAAAGCTGGATCCCCAGAGTGGTCGCGGACCTCTCCGAGCACGTTTATCTCACCGTGGACCTCGACGGCTTCGATCCTGCCTACATGCCCGCGACGGGCACGCCGGAGCCGGGCGGGCTCGATTGGTATCAAGTGACGTCGCTGATTCGCGAAGTGGCCAAGGCGCGAAAAATTGTCGCCGCAGATGTGGTCGAACTGTTGCCGCAGCATGGCGATCACGCTTCGGATTTTCTGGCGGCGAAACTGGTTTACAAGATTCTCGGTTACGTGCTTTGCAAGCGAACCTAG
- the gcvPA gene encoding aminomethyl-transferring glycine dehydrogenase subunit GcvPA → MRYLPKSQSERREMLDAIGAKSIETLFETIPAKYRLREPLKLPGPLSEMEIIDYFKARAAENSRGYTSFLGAGVYQHVRSVVTDALVQRGEFLTSYTPYQAEISQGTLQGIFEFQTLMSQLTGQEVANASMYDGSTALTESVLMAERITRRHRVLVAKTVHPEYREVLKTYAKHLGLHVEEFGFTASGQVDLSALRTEALNEAAAVVVQSPNFFGVLEKLGPIAEAAHAAGALLIDCVSEPLSLGIVRPPQEADIVALEAQSFGVPPSYGGPFVGVIATREKFVRQMPGRLAGEALDAEGRRGFCLTLATREQHIRREKATSNICTNEALYALVVTIHLCLLGKEGLRELAAQNLSKTRFAQEELRKIPGVALPFSGATFNEFTVEFPRPADEMNQKLLAEKIIGPLALGKYYPEHSKRALVCVTEVTPRAEIERLAASLRKILAAN, encoded by the coding sequence ATGCGCTACCTTCCCAAGAGCCAATCCGAGCGCCGCGAAATGCTGGATGCCATCGGCGCGAAATCGATCGAAACACTTTTTGAAACGATCCCCGCAAAGTACCGGCTCCGTGAACCGCTGAAGCTTCCCGGCCCGCTTTCGGAGATGGAAATCATCGATTACTTCAAGGCGCGCGCGGCGGAAAATTCGCGCGGGTACACTTCCTTTCTCGGCGCGGGCGTCTATCAGCATGTGCGCTCCGTTGTCACCGATGCCCTGGTGCAGCGCGGCGAGTTTTTGACGTCCTACACGCCGTATCAAGCGGAAATTTCGCAAGGCACATTGCAGGGAATCTTCGAATTTCAGACGCTGATGTCGCAACTGACCGGCCAGGAAGTCGCCAACGCCTCCATGTACGACGGCTCGACAGCGCTCACGGAATCCGTGCTGATGGCCGAACGCATCACGCGCCGCCATCGCGTGCTCGTGGCCAAGACCGTGCATCCGGAATACCGCGAGGTGCTCAAGACTTACGCAAAGCACCTCGGATTGCATGTCGAAGAATTCGGATTTACGGCATCCGGTCAGGTGGATCTCAGCGCGCTCCGCACCGAAGCTTTGAATGAAGCCGCGGCCGTCGTCGTGCAATCGCCGAATTTCTTCGGTGTGCTGGAAAAGCTCGGTCCCATCGCCGAAGCTGCACACGCAGCCGGCGCATTGCTCATTGATTGTGTTTCCGAGCCGCTTTCGCTCGGCATCGTGCGACCGCCGCAGGAAGCGGACATCGTCGCGCTCGAAGCGCAGAGTTTTGGCGTGCCGCCGAGTTACGGCGGACCGTTCGTGGGCGTCATCGCCACACGTGAAAAATTCGTCCGCCAGATGCCCGGCCGTCTGGCCGGTGAGGCTCTCGACGCCGAAGGCCGCCGCGGCTTCTGCCTGACGCTCGCGACGCGCGAGCAGCACATCCGCCGCGAAAAAGCCACGTCGAACATTTGCACCAACGAAGCGCTCTATGCGCTGGTTGTGACGATTCATCTCTGTCTGCTTGGTAAGGAAGGTCTTCGCGAACTCGCCGCGCAAAATCTATCCAAGACGCGCTTCGCACAGGAAGAGTTGCGCAAAATTCCTGGCGTCGCACTTCCCTTTTCCGGCGCGACGTTCAACGAATTCACGGTGGAGTTCCCGCGGCCCGCAGACGAAATGAATCAGAAACTCCTCGCCGAAAAGATCATTGGGCCGCTGGCGCTCGGCAAATATTATCCGGAGCATTCCAAGCGCGCACTCGTCTGTGTGACAGAAGTGACGCCGCGCGCCGAGATCGAACGGCTGGCAGCATCGCTTCGCAAAATTCTGGCGGCAAACTAA
- the gcvH gene encoding glycine cleavage system protein GcvH, whose translation MYPAEFRYTKDHEWIQITGATGTIGITDYAQHALGDVVFVELPKVGGRVKAGDVLGTVESVKAVSEVFSPVGGEVAEINTELSTAPEKINHDPHRSAWLVKIKMDDAKGADGLMDAKAYEAYVAEKEKEQTA comes from the coding sequence ATGTACCCAGCGGAGTTTCGTTACACGAAAGACCACGAATGGATTCAAATCACCGGGGCAACCGGAACGATCGGCATCACGGACTATGCGCAGCATGCGCTCGGCGACGTGGTTTTCGTCGAGCTGCCGAAAGTCGGCGGGCGCGTGAAGGCTGGCGACGTGCTCGGCACGGTTGAGTCGGTCAAGGCCGTAAGCGAAGTCTTTAGCCCTGTCGGCGGCGAAGTGGCGGAGATCAATACCGAACTTTCGACCGCCCCGGAGAAAATCAATCACGACCCGCATCGTTCCGCGTGGCTGGTGAAAATCAAGATGGATGACGCGAAAGGCGCCGACGGCCTCATGGACGCGAAAGCATATGAAGCGTACGTCGCTGAGAAGGAGAAGGAACAGACTGCCTGA
- a CDS encoding MBL fold metallo-hydrolase: MPRPDPQRQGPSLAIVANGKAYIVDAGTGVVRQAAAAFQRGILPLRPNKLDIAFLTHLHSDHTLGLPDLILTPWVMQRTVPLQLYGPEGTRAMADNIEKAWAEDIQVRIEGLEQLTAAGHQVVAHEIQAGMVYQDANVKVTAFAVKHGSWKEALGYRFDADGKSIVISGDTRPTDSVVEACSGCDVLVHEVYSGTAADAGGTAYFSSFHTSAEELGEIAGRAHPKLLVVWHYVPLRNTDQTKMLEEIHRAFHGTVVVANDLDVISP; encoded by the coding sequence ATGCCACGCCCGGACCCGCAGCGGCAGGGGCCGTCGCTGGCGATCGTAGCGAACGGCAAAGCGTATATCGTCGATGCCGGGACGGGCGTCGTGCGGCAAGCGGCAGCAGCTTTTCAACGCGGAATTTTGCCACTTCGGCCGAACAAATTGGATATCGCGTTTCTGACCCATCTGCATTCGGACCACACGCTCGGTCTGCCGGATTTGATTTTGACGCCGTGGGTGATGCAGCGCACTGTTCCGCTGCAGCTTTATGGACCGGAAGGAACAAGGGCGATGGCGGACAACATCGAAAAAGCCTGGGCGGAAGACATTCAGGTTCGCATCGAGGGCCTGGAGCAGCTTACGGCAGCGGGACATCAGGTTGTCGCACACGAAATTCAGGCCGGCATGGTTTATCAGGACGCGAACGTGAAGGTCACGGCGTTTGCAGTAAAGCACGGAAGCTGGAAGGAAGCGCTCGGGTATCGCTTCGATGCCGATGGAAAATCCATCGTGATTTCGGGTGATACGCGGCCGACCGATAGCGTCGTCGAAGCGTGCAGCGGATGCGACGTGCTGGTGCATGAGGTATATTCGGGGACGGCGGCGGACGCTGGTGGTACGGCGTACTTTTCTTCATTTCATACTTCCGCGGAAGAGCTGGGCGAAATTGCCGGGAGAGCGCACCCAAAGCTGCTCGTCGTGTGGCATTACGTTCCGTTACGCAATACGGATCAGACGAAGATGCTGGAGGAAATCCACCGCGCCTTTCACGGAACGGTAGTCGTGGCGAACGACCTGGACGTGATTTCGCCTTGA
- the murB gene encoding UDP-N-acetylmuramate dehydrogenase: MEKDTQIATVKILESVPLDRYSNYHIGGPARYFCDATNKEEIRAGVLFAREQKLPLFILGGGTNLLISDKGFAGVILKPSMMQLEAAGETVTAGAGVMVADLLKFTIEHSLSGLEWAGGLPGTVGGAVRGNAGAFRGEMKDRILLVDSFDIQTLETISRDNAACKFGYRSSLFKEKNGREIILSAKIRLGKGDATKIAAGIQEKIDYRRERHPMEYPNIGSTFKNVDLNLVPKIWREGVAKVVKVDPFPVVPTAYLISEAGLRGTQHGSAMVSQKHPNFIVNLGDATAADVEYLIGVVKEGVYEKYGIRLEEEIQRI; the protein is encoded by the coding sequence ATGGAGAAGGACACACAAATCGCGACCGTGAAAATTCTCGAAAGCGTGCCGCTCGACCGATACAGCAATTACCACATCGGCGGCCCGGCGCGCTATTTCTGCGACGCGACGAATAAGGAAGAAATCCGCGCCGGGGTTCTTTTCGCGCGCGAGCAGAAGCTGCCACTCTTCATTCTCGGCGGCGGAACGAATCTATTGATCAGCGACAAAGGTTTTGCGGGCGTAATTTTGAAGCCGAGCATGATGCAACTGGAAGCTGCGGGGGAAACCGTCACTGCGGGCGCCGGCGTGATGGTCGCAGACCTGCTGAAATTCACCATAGAGCATTCGCTGAGCGGTCTGGAATGGGCCGGCGGACTGCCGGGAACTGTCGGGGGCGCGGTGCGCGGCAATGCCGGTGCGTTCCGCGGCGAAATGAAAGATCGAATTCTTTTGGTCGATAGCTTCGATATCCAAACTCTCGAAACGATTTCGCGCGACAACGCGGCGTGCAAATTCGGATACCGTTCGAGCCTTTTCAAGGAGAAAAATGGGCGCGAAATTATTTTGTCAGCCAAAATCCGGCTGGGAAAAGGCGACGCGACGAAAATCGCTGCGGGGATTCAGGAGAAAATCGATTACCGCCGCGAACGGCATCCGATGGAGTATCCGAATATCGGCAGCACGTTCAAAAATGTGGATCTGAATCTCGTGCCGAAAATCTGGCGCGAGGGCGTGGCTAAGGTTGTGAAAGTCGATCCATTCCCCGTTGTGCCAACAGCCTATTTGATTTCCGAAGCCGGCCTGCGCGGCACGCAGCACGGCAGCGCGATGGTTTCTCAGAAACACCCGAATTTCATTGTGAATCTGGGAGACGCCACGGCGGCGGACGTCGAGTATTTGATCGGTGTGGTCAAGGAAGGCGTTTACGAAAAATACGGAATCCGCCTGGAGGAAGAAATTCAGCGCATCTGA
- the gcvT gene encoding glycine cleavage system aminomethyltransferase GcvT, translating to MSTPATAELRKTALNSLHRRMGAKMVNFGGWDMPVEYTGILAEHEAVRTRVGLFDVSHMGEIEVRGPHALQLVQHVTSNDAARLSNGQAHYSGLMTPKGTFVDDLLVHKISDTNYFLCVNAGNQDRDYAHIVDHNKFGAEVENAGPRYSQIAIQGPRALELLQKLTKTPLAPIKYYWFTFGEVNGFECLIARTGYTGEDGFEIYFPPQHSEKLWNALMEAGKPLGVQACGLGARNTLRLEAGMALYGHEIDETTTPWEANLAWICKVEKADFLGRDALVKQKEKGIERTLVGFQMDSRLIARDGYAVVHKEREVGSVTSGGPAPHLKKNIGFAYVPPSLKAPGTLLDISIRGQRAPARIVPVPFYKRAKIV from the coding sequence GTGAGCACTCCTGCAACCGCGGAACTGCGCAAGACAGCCCTGAACTCGCTACACCGGCGGATGGGCGCCAAGATGGTGAACTTCGGCGGCTGGGACATGCCCGTCGAATACACGGGCATCCTGGCTGAGCACGAAGCCGTGCGGACACGCGTTGGCCTTTTCGACGTCAGCCACATGGGCGAAATCGAAGTGCGCGGCCCGCATGCGCTGCAATTGGTGCAGCACGTGACCAGCAACGACGCCGCGCGCCTCTCCAACGGCCAGGCGCACTATTCCGGCCTGATGACGCCCAAAGGCACGTTCGTCGACGACCTGCTTGTGCACAAAATTTCAGACACGAATTACTTTCTGTGCGTCAACGCCGGCAATCAGGACCGCGACTATGCGCATATTGTGGACCACAATAAATTCGGCGCGGAAGTGGAAAACGCCGGGCCGCGCTACTCGCAAATCGCCATCCAGGGGCCGCGCGCGCTCGAGCTGTTGCAAAAGCTGACGAAAACTCCGCTGGCACCAATCAAATATTATTGGTTCACGTTCGGTGAAGTGAATGGCTTCGAGTGCCTGATTGCGCGAACAGGCTACACAGGCGAAGACGGTTTTGAGATTTATTTCCCGCCGCAGCATTCCGAAAAACTATGGAACGCGCTGATGGAAGCGGGTAAGCCGCTGGGCGTGCAAGCCTGCGGCCTCGGCGCGCGAAATACGCTGCGGCTCGAAGCAGGCATGGCGCTTTATGGGCACGAAATCGACGAAACGACGACGCCCTGGGAAGCAAACCTGGCATGGATCTGCAAAGTGGAAAAAGCCGATTTTCTGGGGCGCGACGCGCTCGTGAAGCAAAAGGAAAAAGGAATCGAGCGCACGCTCGTCGGATTCCAGATGGATTCGCGGCTGATCGCCCGCGATGGATACGCCGTGGTGCACAAGGAACGCGAGGTCGGCAGCGTCACGAGCGGCGGGCCGGCGCCGCACTTGAAGAAAAATATCGGCTTTGCGTACGTGCCGCCAAGCCTCAAAGCGCCGGGAACTTTGCTCGACATTTCCATACGCGGGCAACGAGCGCCAGCGCGTATTGTTCCCGTGCCCTTTTACAAGCGCGCGAAAATAGTCTGA
- a CDS encoding ribonuclease J, which yields MSKSSLWMIPLGGLGEFGMNMMALRYGEDLIAIDAGLMFPETELLGVDVVIPDITYLKQSRAGLRALILTHAHEDHIGAVPYLLPDLKCPIYGTRFTLALVRKKLEEHGLLDSADLREIAPGMAVSLGPFHVEFVHVTHSTIECVALAIRTPLGIVIHTGDFKIDPTPVDGIPFDLHRFARYGQEGVLALFADSTNAERPGYTPSERAVRPRLEELFRAAPQRVIISCFSSSVHRIQQVIDVATEQGRKVGFIGRSMVDNVEIAHSLGKLHIPDGSVVRPQDIKSFDSKKLVVLASGSQAEPMSALSRIAVDNHRLLNIEENDTVILSARIIPGNEKAISRMIDHLFRRRVLVYYESGRAAPLHVSGHGSQEEMKLLLNLVRPKYFVPIHGEYRQLFQHAALAHQVGSVSGEILLVESGHPIEFTADGAFRREPIPVGRVCVDSGSLEELEEVVIRDRRHLAEDGVVVPIIAIDKHTGLMEATPEIVTRGFLPSEDGQELIAQARDVIVKTVEQSNSEEKTDWSVIKEKIRTDLKRFLNKKTSKRPLILPVILEV from the coding sequence TTGAGTAAATCTTCGCTTTGGATGATCCCGCTCGGCGGGCTCGGCGAGTTCGGCATGAACATGATGGCGCTTCGCTACGGCGAAGATTTGATTGCCATTGACGCAGGTCTGATGTTCCCGGAAACCGAACTGCTCGGCGTGGACGTCGTCATTCCCGATATTACTTATCTGAAGCAGAGTCGCGCCGGTCTGCGCGCGCTGATCCTGACGCACGCACATGAAGATCATATCGGCGCCGTGCCCTATCTGCTGCCAGATTTGAAATGCCCGATTTACGGCACGCGCTTCACTCTGGCTTTGGTTCGCAAGAAGCTCGAAGAGCACGGCCTGCTCGATTCGGCAGACTTGCGCGAAATCGCGCCGGGGATGGCCGTTTCCCTCGGCCCATTTCATGTTGAATTCGTGCACGTAACGCACAGCACCATCGAGTGCGTCGCGCTGGCCATCCGTACGCCGCTCGGCATCGTGATTCATACTGGCGACTTCAAAATTGATCCTACGCCGGTGGATGGCATTCCATTCGATCTCCATCGCTTCGCGCGCTACGGGCAGGAAGGCGTGCTCGCGCTTTTCGCGGATTCGACGAACGCGGAGCGGCCCGGCTATACACCGTCCGAGCGCGCCGTGCGTCCGCGCCTCGAAGAATTATTCCGCGCGGCGCCGCAGCGCGTGATCATTTCCTGCTTCTCGAGCTCGGTTCATCGCATCCAGCAAGTGATCGACGTGGCCACGGAGCAGGGCCGCAAGGTCGGCTTCATCGGCCGCAGCATGGTGGACAATGTCGAGATCGCGCATTCGCTCGGCAAACTCCATATCCCCGACGGATCGGTCGTGCGCCCGCAGGACATCAAATCGTTCGATTCCAAAAAACTCGTCGTGCTGGCGTCCGGCAGCCAGGCCGAACCGATGTCCGCGCTTTCGCGCATCGCCGTGGACAATCACCGCCTGCTGAATATCGAAGAGAACGATACGGTCATTCTCTCCGCGCGCATCATTCCAGGAAATGAAAAAGCGATTTCGCGCATGATTGACCATCTTTTCCGCCGCCGCGTGCTCGTCTATTACGAAAGCGGACGCGCCGCGCCGCTTCACGTCTCCGGCCACGGCAGTCAGGAAGAAATGAAGCTTCTGCTGAATCTTGTGCGTCCGAAATATTTCGTTCCGATTCACGGCGAGTATCGTCAGCTTTTCCAGCACGCAGCGCTCGCGCATCAGGTCGGCAGCGTCTCCGGCGAAATTCTGCTTGTCGAATCGGGGCACCCGATTGAATTCACCGCCGACGGCGCGTTCCGCCGCGAACCGATTCCCGTCGGCCGCGTTTGCGTGGATTCCGGCTCGCTCGAAGAACTTGAAGAAGTGGTGATTCGCGACCGGCGCCATTTGGCGGAAGATGGCGTGGTCGTGCCTATCATCGCCATCGACAAGCACACCGGATTGATGGAAGCCACGCCGGAAATCGTCACGCGCGGCTTTCTGCCGTCGGAGGACGGCCAGGAGCTGATCGCGCAGGCGCGCGACGTCATCGTCAAGACCGTTGAGCAATCGAATTCCGAGGAAAAAACGGACTGGAGCGTCATCAAGGAGAAAATCCGCACGGACTTGAAGCGCTTCCTGAACAAAAAAACCTCGAAGCGGCCGCTGATCTTGCCTGTCATCCTAGAAGTCTAA
- a CDS encoding GlsB/YeaQ/YmgE family stress response membrane protein, producing MTIFYFSHGLIGWILIGLVAGWLTGKVTHGRGFGCLANVLLGLVGAVVGGWVFVRLGIQAGGVIGSLAAAFVGAVILVSIARLFAGGDN from the coding sequence ATGACCATCTTCTATTTCAGCCACGGGCTTATCGGCTGGATTCTCATCGGGCTTGTCGCGGGCTGGCTGACAGGCAAAGTCACGCATGGCCGCGGCTTCGGCTGCCTCGCCAACGTCTTGCTGGGGCTCGTCGGCGCAGTTGTCGGCGGATGGGTCTTTGTGCGTCTGGGGATCCAGGCTGGCGGCGTGATCGGAAGCCTGGCTGCGGCATTCGTCGGCGCGGTGATTCTCGTTTCCATCGCGCGCTTGTTTGCGGGCGGGGATAATTAA